ACTAGCCAGCTGCCTCGTAGTTTTTAGCTCGCTTATCCTGTTCGAGATGTCGAAGTTAGCCCCGCTTATCTCCATGCTATCCCCCATCAGGATCGCCTTTTCCGTGCTACGATTTTGGGCGTCGTACAGCAGTGTTGTCATCTTCAGTAACTCCTTCACCGCGTATCCATCAGCTTGGTAGAGCTTTTTCGTGTTCAGTTTCACGTTTGCCTTCACCGCCTGCAACAAGCAAATAAGAGCGTAAAAGTAGAAGAATGAAACTTTTTCCCGCAAAGGACCCTGCAGAATCCTTATGAAAATTGGCTCCCGGTCAaattggctggattttcaataaattatagtACATATCCTTCGAGTCAAAAGTTCTTATGAACACGAGTCTCAAAAATCAGTAGTTTCCGAGATACAGGCATCGGAAGAGGGGTGTTaagattttttgatatctatcgatttcgtgattttcatgaaTCATAAAGCTTCAAGGggacttgaaataaaataaatcgtcaAAAACCGGATAGttgattctaaaaaaataGGCCGAAAGCTGTGATTGATTCCATCCACGAACTCTCGGAAATTACTGATTCTTGGAACTTATGGCTATGAAAACTTTTGACCGGGAGGATATGTACTACATACTGAAAATCTAGCCAATTTTACTGCGAGCCATCTTCCATAAGGATTTCACGGGGTCCTTTGCGCAATAAtcccaaaaaattcaaatcctcCCACCATAAACTCAGCTGTTCTTCGAACAAGTGCCACGCGTTCTTGCTCCGCGTTGTGTTCACTTGGAATATCCGCGTCGGGATCAAACCTCTTGACAAGCCAGACGAGTATTTCGGCGACAAGAGGGAAATTCGGCACCCGAAAGTTCGTTAGAGAAATCAGCCTCGGGTAACCGAGAACTCGCATCATCTCGGTGAAATCTGAGGACGGAAGTTTCGTTGAAAATGGACAAACAAGTTAGAGGTATGCGTATCTGTGCGTTATTTTTGTCCTTCATTTCACTGTTCAGGTTCAATAAGGTTTCGTACTTACTCCGCATATCCCGGAACGACATTTCTCCGTGTTTATAACTCTGTGAACCTCGGGAAGCCGGACTGAACGACAGAACGTCCAATGTTTACGTTTAGAGACTCGCCGCGGTTGCTCGGCAACGTTTCGTACACACGTTATGTGGGCTCGTATTGTGCGTGATTGCGTGACTGATTCGCAGTCCACGGCGATTTTTGATTGCGTATTCATGATTCAAGATGTTCGATCTGTGAGTGGATCGATCGGGTCCTCAGTGGCTTCGCAGCATACGTATTtgtcttgaaaattttgtcattttcttcGCGACGTATTGAGTTTATTTTTCGGTATGAAATACCGTTTCTGACGCAAATAGCACTATACGCTTCGTCTCTAGGCGGTCACTCTTGCCGATAAAGACGGAATCTGGAACGCAGTGCGGTCGATGTGTTGCTGAATTACCGACTTCGGAGACTCGAGCCTCTGTTGGTAAGTCAAATCGGCAGTCGTGTAGATTCAGGTtttgacaaaaacaaaaatttcagccGAGCAGTGGCGTGCCTATCGGAATTTGTGATGAATATAAACACTGATCCGGAATAAAGTTATTGAGTAAGTGTCGCGCCGGCTGCTAGGTTCGGTTTAGCGAATGCCTTCAGGTTAAAACTACTTTTCTTCAGCTTTATTGATCAACAGGATTGATTTACACTTACGATAACAGGCTTAGCACTAAATATACCGCGATTGGCTCTGGATCTAATTTCACAGTAGATTTTGTGCAAGCCAGAGTTTATTGTTAAgggaaaatcaatttttactgTTCAATTGACGAATAGTTTACGGTGTAAAACCAAAGACAttgaagaatttaaaaatcggAATCCGAATTTTGTCTGCTCCTCTTTATGTCTGATCGCATTCTCTTAGTTATCAGGCGTTCTCTGGCTGCCTTGAGGTGTCTTTTTCGCAACTTCTCCTCTGTTTCTTCTGTAATTTGAGGCGGGGGTTTAGCGACTTCTCTGATCATGGTTCTCAGCTTCTCTAAAGCGTCGGCTAGGTTTAGCTGCTGTGATCTAGTCACGTCCGATTTAATAATCAGGTCTCCTTCCTTGCTTATTTTCGTGCtatactgaaaaataaagGTTTGTAAAAAAGGCGGTCATAAAACTTTGCGGAAATGGTATCGTCGTGCTCCTGTTCCAGGCTTCGGTATTCTTAACTCACCTTTTCTAACAACTTTGGCTTCAGCTCGTCGTTCAACCATCGAGCATTCTTGACGTTGAATCTCAGGTCAACTTTGGTGTTTACTCGATTTACGTTTTGCCCTCCAGGTCCGCTGCTTCTGCTGTAGGATATCTGGAGTTGATCCATCGGTATGAACCCGTTGAATTTCACATTCGGGTCTTCGGGTGCCTTGAAGTATCAAATATGATGTGCTAGTTCAGGTTATGTTTTTAGCCGGCATGTAAAATCGGCCATGCGAGTATTTCGAAGTGATTGctattggaaaaattaaacgaaataGAGAAATATCAACACAAATTACTCACAAAATCGGGCGTGTAAAGCTTTAGGCTGCTTTTCGGATAGAGGTTATCCAGCGAGTAGGCACTTTTGTAAGACAACGTTCTTCCGAGGCCGCACACGTGAGTttgatttgttatttcgttttttatcaCCTTTACGCATTGCCTAGCGATGAAATTCATCTTCGTATTTTAATCCGATGTTTCGataaataatatacctataaatatattaatcaAGTTCAATGCAGCTCCCTTCACCTCCAaggtaatatttataatacctGATCACCCCGCGCAGGTTGTGCTGCCTCATACGTTGAGCGGAAGTTTTTGGTACTAACAAATAAACAGAAACCGCCGCCAACCTCGCGATTGATAAAGACCCTGCTCACCGTGTTGAAAATGAGCGTGAAATCGAGAACGTCGAACTTAGAACGTGCTCAGTGCTGTGCAGTGACTGTGTGAATTGACAGAAAAGAATCAGGCATGCGGCGaataaggagaaaaagaagaagaaggaggggAGATTTCAACGTGGAGatcagaatttcaatttaccaGGTGAGTTCTTCATTGTAATTCGTGCCATAATCCATCACGCTGCATGCCtggaaaatctgaaacattgaAGTGAATCAACGGAACAGTTTCCCAACTGAATCGTTGGAAAATCTGCAAAGGTTGGCATTTTTGTTAGCACAAGCGTAGGATCATTGGCTAGATAAACCCGATCACTCCTCAAGGTTTGTTTTTAAGAATTCTAAGCCACACATTCGGATTCTATCGTAGAATCGCGACTTGCAACAATTGAAAACCGCTGAATCTGGGGATAAATATGCGAAGTTGGTAAACTTGCAACATTTCTCCCGCGCTTTAACCGCGACAGCCGAGCATCGCCGGTCACGCCTTCGATATTATCGAGGATCGATTCGgcattcaaatttaaaaaccaGCTTTCACGTTTCTCGCTCGTTGAAATTACGCAGGCATATATCGTGATATCGTGGTTACTACAGCAGCGGAGTCGGTCACGAGATATTGCACAAGATTACGTTAAGTCGTGTAAATATCCTTGCGAAGTTCGTTTTTTAGATTGTGGCAGACAGATCACGAACGGACGGAAAATTCTTACATACTCGTCAGTAAAACAACATCGACGCAAGACCTCTTGAtggaagaaaaagtgaaactCCCCTCGCCTTCGTATATACTTTTACTCTTTAAGCAGTCGTTTAAAGTACTTCCGGCATACGCCCCACGCAACAATTTACAGTTGTTCGTCATACGGAGACGTGAGCTCTTTGCCCGCTTTTCACATCGTTTGGGTAAACAGTAACTTCGTATTACGGTACAAAAATGCCATCGCGATTGGCGAGCGATTGATTATCGAGATACCGTAATCAACTTTCTAGAAAATATACGCAAACAAAGTTATATACAGGTAAATTTGACCGTTGTAAACGAATTAATAAATCTCTgacgttatttatttattttttgacttCCTTCTCTACACCGGGCAATAAATTATGTATCATTCGCGTTTTCTAACGGACCGTAGCTATTTAACCTAGTTGATAAATGTCTCCCCTTTCCAATTCGTAAAACCTGGTGCAGCAGCAGAACTTTGGCCCACGTGTTGAGAAGAAAGTATTATTGTGTAGTTCAAAGTTGAGTTTTCGTAATTTACGGAAGAAAGTACCTCGGCGGTTGAAACGCACGAGTCTTGAATATTTCGAAGACAGTACGTTATAGACGCGAATATCCGCCACCTGGATATTTTGCGTTACACAAGAAGTTGAGGCACGCGCGCGTGACTGCCGGCCTAACTCGTGAGAAACAGAAACACAGGCTCGATTATACGCCGTTTTCAGCCAGAAGCCTGTCCGTCTGCACGTACGACGTGCACGCGTGTATTATACGCTGATATACTCACGTACAACGTGCTTCCCTTCTCGTACGGCAGAATTAAGAACGAATCGGTTGGACTGTCCCAGTCAAAAATTGGGCGgaaatgtataaaatagtttgaaaaaagctCGAGCGATAAACGAAATCAGAGACAAACCGTAATGCtggattttttaaatgattttcaggaaattttttttcgactaaGATGAGCCGAGGAACATTAGAATTGGATTGGAAACGTCAGAGTTTGAttattttgaatgttttaattggaatttcattttttaaattcgggCGGGATTCAACTTCCGGAAACGCTTCGTTCTTTTACGAAGCAAAAAAGTTTCGAAGGGCTggaaacccgacggctcaaagttacgATGTAgagaaattctgaaaaataaagtttcgatggagtaaaattccgaaaattaaaatatactcggaCCGCATAGTATGCATAcacaacgagtgggtgtaaaagatgagaaaaaaaccgaaaatcagaatgaccaggattctgCACCTTaatcaaaaacaaagaaagatcaaaatggtgaaatttcaccgagccAGAAATTtacggaactgaaaatcttcgatcattcggaatttcgacgtttcagatttttcaattttctcattctcgcaCTTTCGTAACTTTGACTTTTCGGAATTTCATCCCTCCCCTCCCGCCCCTTCGAATTGTTGTTGATATCATTGCTTACGTCGTTCGAGTTTCTTcatattcattgaaattccGTATCGCAACAGTAAGGATGTTGCCTCACCATTTCCGGGTATTATTCAAACGGTTTTTGCTCTTTTCCCTAACTTTTGACCGGGACGGTCCCGGTGGATTCGTCTTTAAGAGAGTATCACGCGCTTCCACGACTCGAGAGAGGTGGATCGAAACTCTCTACTGCAGCACCGCCAACCTTCTAATTTCCTCTGACCGTAGGTACTATAGCAATTAATGTTTCAAAGGTAACAATTAAAACTCccgttattatcatcattatcataattatcgtAAACGAAATATCACGTGAGTTAGGAAGATGAAAAGATCgctttattaataaataatagttATTAtgtcttgttcttttttttttttttttttttttttttcgatcgcGGTTGATTATCGTGACGCAAGGTCTCGAATTCCGATACCGTCCTTCAAATATCgacataaattttatattctaatAATGTATAGATAATGACCTACGTTCAAGCCCGAGGGATTTTAAAACGGGGAAAAGAAACGACGAAGAAACCAAACTAAACTAAACCAAACTAAACTTAACTAACCATGCGTTCCATTTAACTATCCTGCATGTGTTTCATTACTGAGCAAACATGCCCGACTTCCAAAACTAGTTCGCACATGGCGCGGGGTTAGGCTTAGACATTATCATCGTCTATTGGAACAGAAAGTTaacgattttctttcaaatcatTGAACAAACATCACGAGCGAAGAAGATGAGACGCAATGAAACTGGGTAACCCCTTTTACTCAAAATTGTGACATCTTTGTTCTGCTTTGCTTTGCTTTGTCACGTTCCATCCTGGCTCAAGAGagccagagagagagagagagagagagagagagatagagagaagaaaaaaaaccgtatCTTCGCAGAGATTGCGAATTCTAGGTCGCTACAACAATTAGACGGATTATCTCTGCAGGAGCCAATAATCCATTCACGATATTTTGTTCCTTGATTCGGTTTAATTCAAGGACACGCGTTATTATAGTTATAAACGAATCCCGCATTGCCAGTCGTAAAACTAttgagaaaaaacaacaaaaatacagaaataatggagaaaaaatggtaaaaaaaaaaagaaaagaaacacacacacacaaaaatgtcggcaggggggggggggggggagggggagggaacgAAGGTGGAACGAAAGATTCGAACGACGAACAAAGttaaaagtatgaaaaagaaaagaagaaaaaatatatctggCGATATTCGATTCGCTTAtcgatgaactttttttttttttttttattttattttctctgttcattcgtcaaatttatttattcgttttatcGCAACGAAGAGACACAATTTACTCAAgttaatgtataaaaaaatgtccattgcatcccaccctccctccctacCTCCTCCCCCAAGTTTTACTTTCCAATCTAAACCTCTCACGATAATTATCGGGTCtggggtattttttttcttctctctctctctcttttcgcGCATATAACTTCCAGCCGCACGATAATTGTAACCGTTACAATACCGAGCACAGGTTTATTATATGACGTCACGGTGAGCGTCGTATTATTCATACATGTTATAGTGGTGACGGAACAATCCGCGGAAGCGAATGAATATTCATGATGTGGACATATATTTGTACATTATTACAATCTATTCGATCAGAGGTATCATTTCTTACAACTACACTTGCACGTTACAATATACGTGATACCTAGATACAAATACAAatttacactgagaaaaatttcattcgttacagtaactagaaaaatttaaaatttgtccAGCTTATCCTACGGAGAGATTATCAAGGTTATACCGTTTTTCGTTACAACTTACAGATGAATGTATGCAGACGTAGATTTGTAAACTTCGACAGACGTATAGCGGATACGTGTACGTATCGTGTAAAATAACTGCAGAGAAGAATTTTTCGGGTCGTTGAAACGCGCTTTCGAGCTGTGACTGATTAATTCTTTCCGTGTGCTATTGTGTGTATAGTATTATAATAAACCGATTAGAAAGGACagatctgaatatttttgtgaCGCGTCAGGGAACCTTGATTTATCGTTCTCGTATCAGGAGAGTAagtattaatattttaatatttaataatatatgtatatacatatatacatatttaatagTTAATATCTTCGATCcatatttaaatattgtttcgAGGCGATGCGGAGTTTGAAATGCGGGGAAATACCTTgtgagaaatgaagaaaaataattcttacaTGTCAAAGATAAATACATGCATCATCATCTTCATCAGCATCATTACTTATCGACCAACTAGGATGTTGTTAGTTACGTTGCGTACAAATCCTGCAATTTCAACTTCGCAGAAAACACTCGTATTTATATACTGTATAAATTGAAgtttattattgtttgtaTATTTCTTTGTACAGAATTCGTTGACtgttattgtaataataataattattattattgtgtgGAAAGAATTACACTTTCTATGAACGAAAGTAGAAgtggggaaagaaaaaatttgaataaaacagacTCTTCTCTCGTTTTCCTTTTCCGTCACAAATGATAAACCGTTTGCAAGAGAAAGCGAAAATTTCTCATTGAAATTCGATCACggttttgttcaatttttattgtacaaCGTGCGTATCGTACATACTCGCCATAACTTTAATCGATTTAGTGAAAACGATCGAATTTACTGCGTAAGAATCAGGTaaactgaaaaataataatgaatttttcaattacccaAAGTCTACGACGATATGTAATGcagtttcaagttttattaacattattttctttttttttctcttctatcGCATTTTCTGAAGATTCATcatttccgaaaatttttcatccttccCGCATTGTGGCATTTATAATACGTgtattcttctttcttcttcttcgtttgcAAATTCTTAtgtttttcgatgaaaattttttttttgtctattaTTTAATCGTACTATTATAACAATAAGTCGCTAAACGCGTGCGCTCGGAGCGTTCATGAGATTATAGATATTatcatacatttatacatatatgtataatatatgcgaCGGTCGTCATGTGATTCTTGCCGAGGTGGGTCACGGCCTCGTGcgtgtaaattttattattcgctTTCTTTCCTTATACCTCCTCATCTCTGCATATACCATACAAATTACGAATGCATACAtcgatacatatatatatatatatatatatatattatatatacctatatacaccTACACTATGACATATGTAACTTTGTTATTATCAcagaagttaaaaaaaattgcatttttttttcacgtaattaCTGCACAGAAGATCCCTGTACATAgtagatatatttattatacatatgtaaagTGAACGTAACGTTACAATAACAGTTTTGTGGCAAGAGTAAGGACCGGGACAatatcttgaaacttgaaaatcaaccgcgcatgcgccagataattaaatctcattggccggcgaaatcttcccgcagcgatattcttgtccgcgacgcaggcgggccaacctgCGCAAAATGTGgacgttttgaattttcaaagagcgtaagcgttgaattccgaccgatctttgaagaatcaactttccgacccgatgacaaatgcttcccaaacctttccgagtcaccgCCTCGATTATccgagattctaacctcgaaaattcgtatcgaccacatcgccggcagaaagagtttgacagctgaaaattcgggttggccagcctgcacgaacggccgataaaactcgcgcatgcgcggttcattttcaagtaTCGACAGATCGTCCCGGTATAGATGTGTGATTATTAGACAGTGTCGATGATGCATTAGTAACGAATGTCATCACCTCCAACTCCGTCGTCTTCGTAGTTACACGTATTTTGATCCGGGTGTCGTCATTCGGCACGTGACAAAGAGCAGGCACGCAATTTCAGGCTAACATTATTAACCAATCCATATCCTGGATATATATGGCGATCCATCTGCCTACCTGATATTGTGCCTAGTCATAAATCACACGcgctatatgtataataataataataataataataataataataataataataataataataataataataataataataataataataataataataataataaatgtctGTGAAGttggacaaaaattgaaaatagaataaaaagaaaaatacgacaACCAAAAATGCGCGCCCTTAATGACCGATCTTCGCAACGACgtcataattttataaatttatttttaatcgaagagagatgaaaattaaataagatGGGAGATCTGAGAACTTGGTTCgaagaatattatacatatttgtatgtatgtacgtgacGATACTTGCGTGGGGGAATTAACTCGTTGAATTGATGAGTCAATAGCTTTGTGAATTAATTACGGTTCACCTGAATTAATGAGAATTAACTGATGTATTCAAGATTATCGGAAATAATGCGAATTAAATGAGAAATAACTGAAATATGGAAGATTGAGTCAAGTTTATTTGAATTAGAATTATCTGTTTACagagaggagaagaaaatttaatagagttatgaaaaaaaaaaaaaaatttatttgtaaacAACAGGATATAATACACACAGGAAcgaattgcaatttttcgaaactgaCTTGAAATAGAATGAATTATCGAAgatgatcggaaaaaaaaaaaaactttttaactCACGAATTAAGTCgtatcaaataaatttatccgaatgaagaaaaattaaatttgaaatttaaaaaaaaaaaaaaaaaaaaattaagtcgAATCACATtcgtgaataaattcaatttaattcaaataaaaaatttatcgtttcaTTCATATCTCGAGTTATTTCCCCCTCCGATAATTGAAAGATTACTTTTAAAATCTTTcggagaaatatttttgattaaaaattcgtagaaGTGATCGATTTTCGGTAAATAATCATTCACCTTGACCTTATAAAACCAGCTATATGTAGTGGAGGAGAAAGAAGCCGGGACAGATCGTTGACTCTAATAGCTGGCGGATAGTCTCCTCTTCTGAACTCACCTTTGCCTCTTCGCGATATTGCCTCATCGGCATTCGAGattcatcctcatcctcatcttATTGTTCCAGGATTGCGCAAAAGTGCATTTCTCAGAATGCTCGGCAATCGGCCACGCAGATCGCTCAATGCCGATCATGTTTTAAGTTAGCTTAACGTTTAATCGCAACGATTCACGCGTTTCcagctattttttttttttttttaccgccgTGCAACTCgcgaattgtctgaaatttattaaaccgCAATACAACGAGATAAGTATGCTCGTATAATTTCGAATATTTAACTGTTGATTCAAAGTCGTtctaaaatcgaaaatcaagTCATTTTTGTAGAGTTGTTTTAATTCTAAAAAgttatatcatttttttttttttttttcatttttttcaaagatctTTTCAACCCTCCCCGATTCATCCAGAGCTCCTTAAAGGATCATATTTCGATAATGATCgctgaatttttgaaaattatgaaaaaaaatacataaattcTACGGCCgaaaccaaaaatatttcaaacaaaatcGAAGTGGGCAGgaaaaacgataatttttttcattgatttatgTAACCAGTCAATAGAGTTTTTTTTAGGTTACTTTAATGCgttctttttgaattttcagggCCCGAGAAATCTTCCCAAAATACAATAAGAATATGCaggttttaattaaaattcagtATTGAAGAGCCAAAATgattaactaaaaaaaaaaaaacaaacaaaagattatgaattttgaattcgttcttgaatttcaattttaatatgtAATACAGATTCCGGTTGTATTAAGCAAGATGTACTGAACCATGTGccttcagaaaaaaaaatcaaaatcattaaaaaaaaatgtataaataagtTCGAAAATTGATAACAAATTACCGGTTTGCCTGCCCCTCACTTCAATTTTAgttggaatatttttggttttggCCACAGAAtttatgtgattttttttttcataattttcaaaaacgtcgCAACCACT
This is a stretch of genomic DNA from Neodiprion fabricii isolate iyNeoFabr1 chromosome 2, iyNeoFabr1.1, whole genome shotgun sequence. It encodes these proteins:
- the LOC124176290 gene encoding peptidyl-tRNA hydrolase ICT1, mitochondrial: MNFIARQCVKVIKNEITNQTHVCGLGRTLSYKSAYSLDNLYPKSSLKLYTPDFAPEDPNVKFNGFIPMDQLQISYSRSSGPGGQNVNRVNTKVDLRFNVKNARWLNDELKPKLLEKYSTKISKEGDLIIKSDVTRSQQLNLADALEKLRTMIREVAKPPPQITEETEEKLRKRHLKAARERLITKRMRSDIKRSRQNSDSDF